gatatttcagattgtctaagtatttccgcatcatgatatttcagtcagacgtttagttgatcagcatgtgttagttttattttataagttatgttttggtatcacatgttaattcagccagccagttggttcgctcggtcatatgcagtcaggcacccggtgccgtgttacgtctaggcccaggttcggggcatgacagaGTCCCACAATGAGGCTCCATCTTACACCTCTCACACCCTACTGGTTTCGGAGGAGCATGAAAGGGCTCGagctccagtgcctccagttcctccaccgggtgcttcgggtcagtaGATGACCGAAGTTATTCAGTTATTGACGCAGCTAGTTGCCATCCAGGCTCAGGGGAAAAGTACGGATCTGAGCGATAGAGCCAGTAGTGccagagcctgtgattttatgagtttgaatccgccagaatttttcaggtcaaagtcggatgaggacccgcaaggttttatagatgaggtgttgaggatgttgaggattattcatgcttctgatacagagtccgtggagttggtatcttataggctccgtgatgtggCGATTCTATCGTATAATAATTGGATggcttcaagaaagaaaaatgcacctcccctggttcggcaagaattcgtagatgctttccttcgtcactatttgccacctgaagtttgaagggcccgagctgacaggtttctaaatctaaagcaaggaaatatgagcgctcgggagtatagtctctattttaattcattggcccggtatgctctgACTATGGTAACCGATATGGGAGGCAGAGTACATCGgtttatgagtggcttagggccacatttgttcaaggattgtttgacagcttcactgcAGGAAGGGATAGACATCTCCcctatccaggcccatgcccagagtCTAGAAGAGTAGCAGCAACCGCATCGAGGCGAGCGTGATGtagatagagggcagagtaagagggccagatctgtgggTGCTAGTAGCGAGAACAGAAGGGGTCAGAGGCAGTCATATTCCAGGTTTTCAGGCCTGtctgcgactagtgcacctcctcagtttacgggcaggagatttgatcgccccatttattcaggACAGGTTCAGAGCTTGAGagtttcaggttcccagtttagaggagatcctagtcagaggagaccaccggtcctACGATGCAGTCAGTGTAGAAGGTTACATTCGGGTCCGTGCCGACAaggctcagatgcttgctatgcctgtggtcaggttaggcacatgatgcgtgattgtccatcgatgggtggtagagttggggcctaGCCTGCAGGATTAGCAGCTGGCTCTTCTTCGTCCGTGCACCCCGTAGAGCAGACTCCTCAGGCTTCAGCATgccgtggtagaggcagagggataGCATCATGTTCAGGGGGCTTTCAgcctcgtatttatgctttagctggacgacaggatcttgagtcctcccctgatgtggttacaagtatattatccatattctctcatgatgtttatgcattgattgatccagcaTCCACGatgtcttatatcactccttatattgctggccgtattggggtgaaacccgagccaattaaatctttcgaggtatctactccggttggtgatccagtaataacTAGACGAGTATACAAAAactgtgtggttgtggtatgtgattgccagactacagctgatttgattgaactagaaatgttggattttgatgtgattataggcatgaattggttggcctcttgttatgctaatgtggattgtaaaACCAAAATAATTCGGTTTCAATTTCTGGATgaaccaatgcttgaatggaagggtaacacagcatccccaaggggtaggtttatttcctaccttaaggcaaggaagatgatcgctaaaggctatattcATCATCTAGTCTGAGTttatgacactgaagcaaagtcgtcgatttttcaatccgtcccgatagtaaatgagtttccggatgtatttccagatgaacttccaggtcttccaccggaacgagaaattgattttactattaatgtgttgccggacacagAGCCTATATCTATATCTCTttacagaatggctcctacagagttgaaagagttaaaggctcaattgaaagatttgctcgagaagggatttattaggcctagttcatcaccatggggagcagcTATCTTGTTTGTAATAGGGGTGGGCATTCAGTTCTTCAgttcgattttatcaaacttacgtttggctatttcggttttgattttttgaaggtggacatcgAAAACCGAacccaactagttcggttcggttcggttttgattttttcaattcggtgtttttgatatgatattagaagcgattccatttacactaattcatgttctcaaaagcaacaaaacactaacaaattaaaatcaaaatcaaacaaataggatatacaagaacagaaaaccataaccataatataggattactaagtgttatatacatacagtaagaataattaagaaaacacataaaggacatacattaatcctaaagacacatcctagtcacctttctttgttaaggatatttgattttctcaactgaagtggaaaattagggatacaaaagcgaAAGAGAGCTTCTTACAATTGGGTAttttttgggcttaaacttaatgggtctggactatttttttttgggtaatgtataaatTTCGGTTTAAATtttggttcttcggttcggtttaaTAAAAGTtcagttcggctatttcggtttcgattttttgaaggtgaacaccaaacaccgaaccaaactagttcagttcggtttcggtttcttgaagttcggttcggttttttaaTTTTCATGTTTATGCTCAGCCCTAGTTTGTAAGAAAGACAGACGGCTCCCTACGGATGttcattgattatagacagttgaacaaggtggaaattaaaaataaatatccactcccgagaatcgatgatttgtttgatcaattgcaaggtaccaagtggttttccaagattgatctgagatcggggtatcaccaagtgagggtcaaggaggaagacattccgaaaacggttttcagaactagatatggtcattatgaatttcggatAATGCCATTTGGGCTGACTAACACTCCGGCAATATTTATAAATtagatgaataatgtatttaggccttttctagatttatttgtgatcgtgttcatcgatgatattctagtgtactcGCTGTCAGAAgtagagcacgcagatcatttacgtattgtccttggaatttttcggactcgagagttatatgcaaaattttcaaaatgtgagttttggctgaattatgtgacttttctggcccatattatttcagctgatggtattcgcgtggatactcaaaagattgaggctgtgaagacttggctaagtcctacaacacctacggaggtccgtagccttttgggattagcaggctattatagaatatTTGTGGAAGGGTTCTCTTCTatctcagcaccattgacgaagttaactcagaaatcagcaaaatttcaatggactgatgcctgtgaacgtagtttccaagaattgaaagacagattgacttcagccccagtcctgactcttctggaaggatcagaaggctatgttgtttattgtgacgcctccggggTCGAATTGGGTTGTGCGTTGATGCAACATGagaaggttatagcctatgcttctagacagttgaagaaacatgagaagaattatcccgcccatgatctggaattagctgcgattattcatgcactaaagatatggagacactacttgtatagtgtacatgttgatatttaaacagaccacaagagtctccaatatattttcaagcagaaggagttgaatttacgacagaggtgatggttagagttattgaaagactatgatgtgagtataatATATTATCCGGGGAAAgaaaatgtggtggccgatgaccttagccgtaaatccatgggcagcttatgtgataTTCAACCAGAGAAGAAAGAGCTAGTCCATGAGctccatcagttagctagcctaggagttcgcttaatcGACTCGGGCAATGCTGGAGTCGAtattcacaacccaactgtttcattgctagacatggaagtgaaaaggcgccactatgaagatccccagttgattcactatagagatacatttcctgggaaagagaagtcaccatttgaggtttctGCAGACAGAGTTCTCAGTtttcgaggcagactatgtgtgccagATGTGGCAAGACTACCTcgtcagattctagaagaagctcattattctcgatattctatttacccgagagcgacaaagatgtaccatgactttaatttaatgtattggtgggatgaaatgaagaaagatgtagcagaatttgtagcttaatgcccaaattgccaacaagtaaaaattgagcatcaaaagccaggaggattgttacaagccatggaaattccaacctgaaaatgggaagtggtcaacatggatttcattgtaggtttgcctcgttcccGACGCAAGTAtaactccatatgggtgattgttgacagacttacgaaatcagctcattttcttccagtcagaaccacatattcagcagaagattatgtagggttatatcttaaggagatagtgcgacttcatgatGTCTcggtatctattatcacagatagaggaccacaatttacagctaaattctggaagtcttttcaagaaggtttgggaactcaagtgatactcagcacagtatttcatccacaaactgatgggcaagccgaacacaCTATCCAGACTTTAGAAgacatgttgcgggcatgtatattagatttcggaggaaattaggatgatcatttaccactaattgaattttcatataataatagttatcactccagtatccagatagctccgtatgaagctctgtatggacgGAGATGCaggtcaccaattggatggttcgaggtCGGGGAGACACAACTGATAAGTCCAGAGTTGATACAACAAGTgatggaaaagatcaagcttattagagaccgattgttgacagccaaaaatcttatgcagacaatcgtcgaCGAAACCTAgaatttcaaatcaatgattgggtattcctaaaagtgtcgccaataaaagatataatgagattcggcaagaagggcaagcttagtcctcgatatatcGGACCCGATaagattatccgtaaggtaggccaagtagcttatgaactagatttacctttagaacttgaatcagtccatccagttttccatttgTCGATGCTCTGCCAATGTGTTCGAGATCCATCTAGAATCATACCCGTgcatgatgttcaagttaccgaaaggttggcttatgaagaggtacccattgccatattggatagacaagtacggaaactaagaaataaagaggtagccgcAGTCAAGGTctagtggagaaacaataatcgagaggaaatgacttgggaagcagaagaagacatgaagtccaagtacccgcaatcgtttccacccccggaagaggtTCAAGGTGAGACGCTATTATCACAGGGTATGTAATACTctcttttttttaaatgcttttggtcgtgcatgaccatattttcttgccattgtgttgtagccctgtgaggtaatgttattgtgggttgtcgtgataggatggtagtgccatattagaGGGGAAACTCTAGTGAAATTTCTGTGGAATTCCCGAGAACTCAACATTcagggacgaatgtttttaaggggggggggaGTGTTACGCCTCGAAAAATTCCATGTCGTTGTGCGATAAATAGACTAACACAGGGTAAGATgcatatgatgttcctataagtaagaaggggtacttaacgattctaaataagattccaaagaaactcgaggcaagagaagaaagttcgttgaggaaaGTGAAGcctaagtcgtgttttggaaaggttttgcaaagtaccgagctaatgttaatTTAGTAATGTCTCGAGGAGAAGCTATGATGCCTTTTAGATGGTTAACAAAGTATTAAACAAGTATTAAGGAGATAGAAGCTATGATGCCCCGTAGATGGTTAACAAAGTATTAAACAAGTATTAAggaggtttcataaggattgggagTTAAACGAAACAACAGGAGCAATTTCGGAATTTGTGAGTtgtacggccacttatacggcccgtataacctATCCAGAGAGGGGTTGTTCACTggaggtattatacggtcacttatacggaccgtataagggtctgtattatcctcgtcgggcagctttgttcattttataaatataagacccaaagttattattttcatttctcatttcctccttacttcttgaaacctctagaacactccatagaccttactatcacatatctaaggtgaatcaaagatcaaagatcaaataccaaaaactagtagaatcaagtgcaagaatgctaactagggttgatggaagctagaaatttctttggaattgaagctaggggtttctccaagcatttccatccaaaacccattcctacacaatcaaaggtgagttttacacttGTTTCATGCTATtaaaggtattgagtggttgaaagacttggattagagaaggaGGTATAATATGAGCTCAATTATGgtaataatggtattttgagtagtaaattgattggagtcatgattcttagcatgaaatgagtgtaatcttgttgtgaatgatattaagagtattgaagaagcattatatgtgaatgaatacgatGTTGGGTGataactatggttatggatgactttgtgAGGGAAtcttgagaattgaataatgtctagcttaacaaagtcattgattatgatattgtgaatgttgttattgatgtttgggagttgttatattatatggggaAAGtgatagaaacaaaggaagtgctgcccaattttcgttaacccTTAGTCGTCTTGGCTGAACTTCAAGTATGTTTCccgttatctaatcttagtacgaattctcttgaaggtagaatagcgaacttggaaggaagagtTTAATCAGCAAACttagagagacgtaaaggtatgtaaggctagccccttctttcaaaggcatgactcttgtaTTGTGATTTTCCCCCTATACTCCtatgatcttcttacatcctcgaaggtgaaaattaaaggttctcaagagctccttatgagataGAAATGAGATACGTTCTATGACAATGACAATGATAGTgagattattccataatgtaatcggaggttcccaaccttacgtcactccgatagagttacggTTCTTACTTGAGCTCTTATACATGTTTCGTGGTAGGAATATAGTGATGATATGACGCTTACACCTTGTCTAGAtagccgggcagcaccgctaaggcatGCGGCTtactacaccatgtctatatggcatgggcagacaccactagtggacggcgtgATATGATTACCCCGAACatgggaggcctggatgcgggctaatgatgttattgatttagacaacttatgtatgtatatatgatatgttttaaagataaaaatgagTATGCATGATTCCTCCTCAAGAGACAAGCAGTTGTAGTGATACTTTCTTCTTATGTTTTTTATATTTCCTTATCATGTTATCATatatgtcttacatacttagtacattatgcGTACTGACGTACTTTTCGTTTATGGACACTGTGTtcttgcccacaggtaggcaggaaTGTGGTACTGATTCCTAGGAGTCTATCAACagctatacaggagcactccactactccggaggtgccagttattgatgtattcttttgtgtacatagttgggtatgacggggtcctttcccgtcgttgtgtctcagtactctagtagaggctcgtagatgcgtatgcaTGGGTACTAGATGTCTCATGAACAcaccagtgtatattttgtatataatttttggtagccttgtgggctgatgtatatatatatttatgttttgtaaatgtGGTCTTCTTATGATAAGTTTCGTGTTGAGAATAATATGTATCCAGGTTGAGTTTGATGGCAAGTAtgataggtggtgctcggtagcatagctacgggtacccgtcatggccctagtcgggtcgtgacacatttctTGTAAGCTGCCTAATTCAATTGGCACCTTGAAGTCCTTGAATTGCTTGAACCTCTATGCATGTGACTTCTCTGGTCCAATTCCTGATTCCATTGAAAACCTAACCCAACTTAGGGAGTTAGGTTTAGGTAATAATCATTTCACTGGCCAGATTCCTTATTCCATTGGCAACCTAACCCAAATTAGGGAGTCCTTATATTTATGTAATAATAATTTCAGTGGCCAGATTCCTAATTCCATTGGCAACCTGACCCAAATTAGGGTGTACATTTAGGTAATAATCATTTCACTGCCATATTCCTTCCATAATCTCTAATTTGAAGCAGCTCCAATATTTAGATCTTTCATCTAACAGCTTCCTTAGAGTTAAAATTCCTAATGTTTTCTGTAACCTCCAAGAACTAGCTCAATTAGATCTTTCTAAAAACAACTTCATCAGTCCATTTCCCTCCTCAATTATGGCTTGACACGTCTTGACAGCTTATTTCTTTCAGATAATAGCTTCATCGGTATATTTCCTTCTTCAATTCTAAGCTTGAAAAATCTTCAATGGTTAGACTTGTGGAGTAATTCCCTATCTGGCCCACTGCCTAGCAATGTGAGCATGCTTCAAAAGCTAACTTATCTGTATTTGTCTGACAACTCACTGAATGGCACAATACCCTCTTAGATGTTTAGCCTCCCTTCTTTAAATGAGTTGGAGCTCCATCATAATCAATTTAGTAGAGTGGTTGATGAGCTCAAAACAAACCCAACGTTAGAGTTTTTGCATTTAAGTCATAATCAATTCAGTGGTCCTTTTATTCAATCACTTGAGAATCTCATTAACTAAATCATCCTTGACCTTTCATCCAATAACATGGATGTGGGAATAAATAACACTGTTCCTAGCCTAGAATTGTTGTTCTTATCATCTTGTGAACTAAAGGCTTTTACACACTTCTTGAGAAATTTAGAAATGCTTGAGTTCTTGGATCTTTCTAACAATAAGATTGATGGTCAAATCCCTAAGCGGTTTAGTGGCATGAGGTACTCATTGTGGTACCTAAACCTTTCATAAAATTCGCTTACAGGACACAGAACAACTTCATTACCCTAATCTACAATATCTTGATCTTAAATTTAATTTCCTTTAGGGCCCACTACCTTCATCTATTTGTAACATGAGCAGCCTTACCTTTCTAGATTTATCCCACAACAACTTCAGTGATTCTGTTCCAAATTGCTTGGGCAACATGGTCAAGCTATCGGTGCTAGACTTGAGAAGAAATAGTTTTACTGGAAGTCTTCCACCATTATATGTGCAGAGCACTTCATTGAGAACCATTGTCTTGAATGGTAATCATTTTGAAGGATCTGTCCCTATGTTGTTGCTCAATTGTACTGGTCTAGAAACTGATAAATGACACAATTCCAGCTTGGCAGGGAAATCTTGAAGAGCTGCAAGTTCTTATATTAAAGTCGAACAAGTTCCATGGACCTATAAGTACAAGGCAGAAGTTTTGCTTTCCCAAGTTGCGGATTTTCGATCTCTCTCATAATGAGTTCAGTGGCTCACAGCCTGCAGAAGTTTTGAGAAACTTCAATGTAATGACAAAAAAGGCACACACAAAGGTGACTTCGAATATATGGAGACACCAGTTCATGACTTCTCTTAGGCAGTGTACAAAGATTCAGTGAGGTTGGTGATCAAAGGCCAGGATATTGAGCTAGAAAGAATCAACACAATCATGACAACCATAGATCTCTCAAGCAACCATTTGGAAAGTGTGATTCCGAAAGCACTAATGGATCCTGGCTCACTTTGGCTACTTTTGGCTACTCAATTTATCCTATAACAATCTCAGAGGTGATATTCCAATGGAACTGGGACGATTGAATATGCTTGAAGCGTTAGATCTCTCTTGGAATCAGCTCACCAGAAAGATTTCGCAGGAATTGACAAGTCTAACATTTCTGGAATTCTTAAACCTCTCTCAGAATCATCTCGTTGGATGCATTCCTCGAGTTCAATAATTCAACACATTTGAAAATAATTTGTATGGTGGCAACCTTGATTTATATGGTCCTCCTTTGTCAAAGCAATGTGGAATgagtaagaagaagaagaagaagaagaagaagaagaagaagaagaagaagaagaagaaaaacgaGTCATATGTTTTTAGTGGATTTACATGGGAATCAGTAGTCATAGGCTATAGTTGTGGACTAGTTGTTGGAACTGTTGTGTGGAGCCTCCTGTTTAAAGTTCGTAAGCCAAAATGGTTAGTGGAATTTCTTGAAGGCGCTTTTCCTAAGAAAATGAGAAGGGCACAGAagagaagtgtcacgacccatttagccaaggccgtgcgggcacttaccttcccatctcggtaagcgaacccttatcccaacaatgaactaatacataaattgaagaaagttaagtagcgaaaataacagatacgtaagtctcacgatatatataaaTAGATAGTAGCAAAAAGTGCGAAAGACagtaaatacccccagggtctagtctaaatAATACAATagcatctaaggagaataatataatctggaagtactaatacataacgtctatgtctctgaaataaagTAAGACATGAAATAGAAGAGTCTTTAAGGTCAGCGGACGCTATGCTTACCCTGAAAAActcgagtggaagctgaagagtcgatcagccacgggtcagaaAAGTAGAtctgacctgatactctgcattcataaaagaatgcagcaagtgcaggccaATACaatcaacagtactggtaggcatcatcggcacTAAGTATAGTCaacacaattcagaagataaagcagataaacaaggaatctagcaagtataagacaatatagTCACAACCAGATATCCATCACCGCCTacgtaaagcatctaaacccaaatctgTCAAGTCCAAAcgtatccgatccaatccaatcaccacATTAG
Above is a genomic segment from Lycium barbarum isolate Lr01 chromosome 12, ASM1917538v2, whole genome shotgun sequence containing:
- the LOC132622006 gene encoding receptor-like protein 34, with protein sequence MDVGINNTVPSLELLFLSSCELKAFTHFLRNLEMLEFLDLSNNKIDGQIPKRFSGMSLTFLDLSHNNFSDSVPNCLGNMVKLSVLDLRRNSFTGSLPPLYVQSTSLRTIVLNAWQGNLEELQVLILKSNKFHGPISTRQKFCFPKLRIFDLSHNEFSGSQPAEVLRNFNVMTKKAHTKSTRSNLPLCLVVDRLLSFYLSFPGEVRHVARRCPRPRRDYPPPRTPVSSGGGGRTYQRGSAQSSRDTSHGSRGGSQPAKGGT